A stretch of the Clavibacter sp. B3I6 genome encodes the following:
- a CDS encoding glycosyltransferase family 2 protein translates to MAHLPRREPVAGSTGGLPAVSYVMPILNEAAHVRAAVESMMQQDYAGDVEVVLALGPSTDGTTEVVREMARADPRITSVDNPTGSTPGGLNAAIRATRHPIVIRVDAHSLLPRDYTRIAVETLQATGADNVGGLMSAEGRTPFEKAVARAYGARVGLGGTAHHVGGKEGPAETAYLGAFRRDRLLEVGLFDEGVRRGQDWELNRRLRQTGGLVWFTPRMKVTYRPRSTFRALIRQFFATGLWRGELARRYTRQNSVRYFVPPVAVAGVAAGLVLGIAGLVGPAVGVPGLRRLVAAFVVPGVYAGFVLVSTVTVASRDGAATMLRFAAVLPSIHFSWGTGFVLGFLELTDDLDGHTGR, encoded by the coding sequence ATGGCGCACCTCCCGCGACGCGAACCCGTCGCCGGCAGCACCGGCGGACTGCCCGCCGTCTCGTACGTCATGCCGATCCTCAACGAGGCGGCCCATGTCCGCGCCGCGGTCGAGAGCATGATGCAGCAGGACTACGCGGGCGACGTCGAGGTGGTGCTGGCCCTGGGGCCGAGCACCGACGGCACCACGGAGGTCGTCCGAGAGATGGCCCGAGCGGATCCGCGCATCACCAGCGTCGACAACCCCACGGGATCCACGCCCGGTGGCCTCAACGCGGCCATCCGCGCGACGCGGCACCCCATCGTGATCCGCGTCGACGCGCACTCGCTGCTGCCGAGGGACTACACGCGCATCGCCGTCGAGACGCTCCAAGCGACGGGCGCCGACAACGTCGGCGGGCTCATGTCGGCCGAGGGGCGCACCCCGTTCGAGAAGGCCGTGGCCCGGGCATACGGCGCACGCGTCGGGCTCGGAGGCACCGCGCACCACGTGGGCGGCAAGGAGGGGCCCGCGGAGACCGCGTACCTCGGCGCGTTCCGCCGCGACCGCCTGCTGGAGGTCGGCCTGTTCGACGAGGGCGTCCGCCGCGGCCAGGACTGGGAGCTCAACCGGCGCCTTCGGCAGACCGGCGGCCTCGTCTGGTTCACCCCGCGGATGAAGGTCACGTACCGCCCGCGCTCCACCTTCCGCGCGCTGATCCGCCAGTTCTTCGCCACGGGCCTCTGGCGCGGGGAGCTCGCGCGGCGCTACACGCGGCAGAACTCCGTGCGCTACTTCGTGCCGCCCGTCGCGGTGGCCGGGGTCGCCGCGGGCCTCGTCCTTGGGATCGCGGGCCTGGTCGGCCCGGCCGTCGGCGTGCCCGGCCTCCGTCGGCTCGTCGCCGCGTTCGTCGTGCCCGGCGTCTACGCCGGCTTCGTCCTGGTGAGCACCGTCACGGTCGCGTCGCGGGACGGCGCCGCGACGATGCTGCGCTTCGCGGCGGTCCTCCCGTCCATCCACTTCAGCTGGGGCACCGGCTTCGTGCTCGGCTTCCTCGAGCTCACCGACGACCTCGACGGGCACACGGGCAGATGA
- a CDS encoding S1C family serine protease, with translation MTDRTHGADEHEGRRDIDGSADGSSDGPASSPAPSSGEAAAWPAPSGPAAAAHPAPAGPDQRDTLVYGSGPAAQPSSDHVTAATTPTADPGTGADGATTAAPPRRNRTAKALPLVAMLAVGALIGGAAGGLTAWTVAQDEDSTESVSQSPANITVNDPDDATPITAVAAKVSGSVVTIEVAGAQGGGTGSGVILSSDGYILTNTHVVTLDGQTGDATIQVKTADGALYTAKLIGTDPVVDLAVIKLDGATGLTPIEFADSSKLNVGDTAIAIGAPLGLSGTVTDGIVSALDRSIQVASSAAPETPGDGSQSDETPFNFWPFGNEGQGGSGGQGGSGAQGQAAATINLAVIQTDAAINPGNSGGALLDGEGKLIGVNVAIANAGGTSSTAGSIGVGFAIPSNLAKRVGEEIIQSGSASHGLLGASVRDVATGDSTTPVGGAFIAEVQSGGAAASAGLRQGDIVTAFGSIPISKASDLTAQVRALAGGSDVELTVIRGGQKQQVDVELGTLQQ, from the coding sequence ATGACCGACAGAACCCACGGGGCAGACGAGCACGAGGGCCGCCGAGACATCGACGGCAGCGCCGACGGGTCCTCGGACGGCCCGGCATCGAGTCCCGCTCCGTCGTCAGGCGAGGCAGCAGCCTGGCCCGCACCCTCCGGCCCCGCAGCTGCAGCCCATCCCGCTCCTGCCGGCCCTGATCAGCGCGACACGCTTGTCTACGGCTCCGGCCCGGCCGCGCAGCCCTCCTCCGACCACGTGACCGCGGCGACGACCCCCACCGCCGACCCCGGTACCGGTGCCGACGGCGCCACGACCGCCGCTCCTCCGCGCCGGAACAGGACCGCGAAGGCGCTGCCCCTCGTCGCCATGCTCGCCGTGGGCGCGCTCATCGGCGGTGCTGCGGGCGGGCTCACGGCCTGGACCGTCGCCCAGGACGAGGACTCCACGGAGTCGGTCAGCCAGTCGCCCGCCAACATCACCGTCAACGACCCGGACGATGCGACTCCGATCACCGCCGTCGCCGCGAAGGTGTCCGGCTCCGTCGTGACCATCGAGGTCGCGGGTGCGCAGGGCGGAGGCACCGGATCCGGGGTCATCCTCTCCAGCGACGGCTACATCCTCACGAACACGCACGTGGTCACGCTCGACGGCCAGACGGGTGACGCGACCATCCAGGTCAAGACCGCGGATGGCGCCCTGTACACGGCGAAGCTCATCGGCACGGACCCCGTCGTCGACCTCGCCGTCATCAAGCTGGACGGGGCGACCGGCCTCACGCCCATCGAGTTCGCCGACTCCTCGAAGCTCAACGTCGGCGACACGGCCATCGCCATCGGAGCTCCGCTCGGGCTCTCCGGCACCGTGACCGACGGCATCGTCAGTGCGCTCGACCGCAGCATCCAGGTCGCGTCCTCCGCCGCTCCCGAGACGCCGGGCGACGGCAGCCAGAGCGACGAGACGCCGTTCAACTTCTGGCCCTTCGGCAACGAGGGCCAGGGCGGATCCGGTGGCCAGGGCGGCTCCGGCGCCCAGGGTCAGGCGGCGGCGACGATCAACCTCGCGGTCATCCAGACGGATGCGGCGATCAACCCCGGCAACTCCGGCGGGGCCCTCCTCGACGGCGAGGGCAAGCTCATCGGCGTCAACGTGGCCATCGCGAACGCGGGCGGCACCAGCTCCACCGCGGGCAGCATCGGCGTCGGCTTCGCCATCCCGTCCAACCTCGCCAAGCGGGTCGGCGAGGAGATCATCCAGAGCGGCAGCGCCTCCCACGGGCTCCTCGGGGCGAGCGTCCGCGACGTCGCCACGGGCGACTCCACGACCCCGGTCGGCGGGGCCTTCATCGCCGAGGTCCAGAGCGGCGGTGCCGCGGCCTCCGCGGGGCTGAGGCAGGGCGACATCGTCACCGCGTTCGGCAGCATCCCGATCAGCAAGGCGAGCGACCTCACGGCGCAGGTCCGCGCTCTCGCGGGCGGCAGCGACGTGGAGCTGACCGTGATCCGCGGCGGTCAGAAGCAGCAGGTCGACGTGGAGCTCGGCACGCTGCAGCAGTAG
- a CDS encoding aminotransferase class I/II-fold pyridoxal phosphate-dependent enzyme: MTIPGAWVRAARGAMLLAPDGTPGTTVFAEMSALAAATGAINLGQGFPDEDGPSEVLEAARAAISAGMNQYPPGRGTPELREAIAAHQARFYGLAVDPATEVLVTAGATEAIAATLLALVEEGDEVVTLEPFYDAYGALISLARGIHRTVPLHAPDFQPHPDDLRRAISDRTRVILLNDPHNPTGTVLSPEMRALVVELAVAHDAVIVTDEVYEHLVFDAPHVPVATLPGARERTVTISSGGKTFRTTGWKIGWLTAPAPLVTAILAVKQFLTFVNGAPFQPAIATGLALPDAVFEGIAADLRRKRDILAAGLTAAGFRVHLPAAGYFVVADAAPLGFRDARELCLRLPELVGVVGVPLSAFCRPPLAEEHASLVRFAFCKRTDVLEEAAKRLASLGDRTG; the protein is encoded by the coding sequence ATGACGATTCCCGGCGCGTGGGTGCGCGCGGCCCGCGGGGCCATGCTGCTGGCGCCGGACGGAACGCCCGGCACGACCGTGTTCGCGGAGATGAGCGCGCTGGCCGCGGCGACCGGGGCGATCAACCTGGGGCAGGGCTTCCCGGACGAGGACGGGCCGAGCGAGGTGCTCGAGGCCGCGCGCGCCGCGATATCCGCCGGCATGAACCAGTACCCGCCCGGCCGGGGGACGCCGGAGCTGCGCGAGGCGATCGCCGCGCACCAGGCGCGCTTCTACGGCCTCGCCGTGGATCCCGCCACGGAGGTGCTCGTCACCGCGGGAGCGACAGAGGCGATCGCAGCCACGCTGCTGGCCCTCGTGGAGGAGGGCGACGAGGTCGTCACGCTCGAGCCGTTCTACGACGCGTACGGCGCCCTCATCTCGCTCGCTCGCGGGATCCACCGCACGGTGCCGCTGCACGCGCCCGACTTCCAGCCGCACCCCGACGACCTGCGCCGCGCTATCTCGGACCGCACCCGCGTGATCCTGCTCAACGACCCGCACAACCCGACCGGCACGGTGCTCAGCCCCGAGATGCGCGCGCTCGTCGTGGAGCTCGCCGTCGCGCACGACGCCGTCATCGTGACGGACGAGGTCTACGAGCACCTGGTCTTCGACGCGCCGCACGTGCCCGTCGCGACCCTGCCCGGGGCGCGGGAGCGGACCGTGACGATCTCCTCCGGCGGCAAGACGTTCCGGACCACCGGGTGGAAGATCGGCTGGCTGACCGCCCCGGCTCCCCTCGTGACGGCCATCCTCGCGGTGAAGCAGTTCCTCACGTTCGTCAACGGCGCGCCGTTCCAGCCGGCCATCGCGACGGGGCTGGCCCTGCCGGACGCCGTCTTCGAGGGGATCGCCGCCGACCTGCGCCGCAAGCGCGACATCCTCGCGGCGGGCCTGACGGCGGCGGGCTTCCGCGTCCACCTGCCGGCGGCGGGCTACTTCGTCGTCGCCGACGCCGCTCCCCTGGGCTTCCGCGACGCCCGCGAGCTGTGCCTGCGGCTGCCGGAGCTGGTCGGCGTCGTCGGGGTGCCGCTGTCGGCGTTCTGCCGACCGCCGCTCGCCGAGGAGCACGCCTCGCTCGTGCGGTTCGCGTTCTGCAAGCGGACCGACGTGCTGGAGGAGGCGGCGAAGCGCCTCGCCTCCCTCGGGGACAGGACCGGCTGA
- a CDS encoding ABC transporter ATP-binding protein — MIVAENLTKRYGAKTAVDGVSFTVQPGMVTGFLGPNGAGKSTTMRMIVGLDSPTSGSVTVNGRRYRDLQAPLHEVGALLDAKAVHTGRSAYNHLLAMAATHGIPRTRVDEVIEMTGLQPVARKRVGGFSLGMGQRLGIAVALLGDPRTLILDEPVNGLDPEGVLWVRNITRYLAGQGRTVLLSSHLMSEMAQTADHLIVLGRGRVLADAPVAAVVAGATSGLVRVRSPHADRLGQAVARPDVVVTSVERDVIEITGLTAAQVGDAALSAGVVLHELTPVTASLEDAYLSLTQGDVEYHSAAIGTTEQETAR, encoded by the coding sequence ATGATCGTCGCTGAGAACCTGACCAAGCGCTACGGCGCGAAGACCGCCGTGGACGGCGTGAGCTTCACCGTCCAGCCGGGCATGGTGACCGGATTTCTCGGCCCGAACGGCGCCGGCAAGTCCACCACGATGCGCATGATCGTCGGCCTCGACAGCCCCACCTCCGGCTCCGTCACCGTCAACGGCCGCCGCTACCGCGACCTCCAGGCGCCGCTCCACGAGGTCGGCGCGCTCCTCGACGCCAAGGCCGTGCACACGGGCCGGAGCGCCTACAACCACCTGCTCGCGATGGCCGCCACGCACGGGATCCCCCGCACCCGGGTGGACGAGGTCATCGAGATGACGGGCCTCCAGCCCGTCGCGAGGAAGCGCGTCGGCGGGTTCTCCCTCGGCATGGGGCAGCGGCTCGGCATCGCCGTGGCGCTCCTCGGGGACCCGCGCACGCTGATCCTCGACGAGCCCGTCAACGGCCTCGACCCCGAGGGCGTGCTCTGGGTGCGCAACATCACGCGCTACCTCGCCGGCCAGGGCCGCACCGTCCTCCTCTCCTCGCACCTCATGAGCGAGATGGCGCAGACGGCCGACCACCTCATCGTCCTCGGCCGCGGCCGGGTGCTCGCGGACGCTCCGGTCGCCGCGGTGGTGGCCGGCGCCACGAGCGGCCTCGTCCGCGTCCGGTCCCCGCACGCGGACCGGCTCGGCCAGGCGGTGGCGCGGCCCGACGTCGTGGTCACGAGCGTCGAGCGCGACGTCATCGAGATCACCGGGCTCACGGCCGCGCAGGTCGGCGACGCGGCCCTGTCCGCGGGCGTCGTGCTGCACGAGCTGACGCCCGTCACCGCGTCCCTCGAGGACGCCTACCTGTCGCTCACGCAGGGCGACGTCGAGTACCACAGCGCCGCGATCGGCACGACGGAGCAGGAGACCGCACGATGA
- a CDS encoding ABC transporter permease subunit, producing the protein MSTTTYAPAPVTSGRPTLARLMRSEWIKLRTLRSTIWCFALVFLLLAGFSALFTPFVVDQLREQLSLPGVPASDLLVQVALSGITLAMLVAGVLGVLVISGEYSTGMIRSSFSAAPRRLGVIAAKAIVYTVVTFVVTAVAVAAALVIARGYFGAAGADVDLLSGDLLLAALGGVLFVVLIGLMGFGFGLLLRNGAAGIGALVGLVLVVPIVGSLLGGVLDWVADLEPYFPLSAGNRLYATGTAAPGSLEFWQALLVMVGWVAVILVPALVLARKRDA; encoded by the coding sequence ATGAGCACCACGACCTACGCCCCCGCCCCGGTGACCTCGGGCCGTCCGACCCTCGCGCGCCTCATGCGCTCCGAGTGGATCAAGCTCCGCACCCTGCGCTCGACCATCTGGTGCTTCGCGCTCGTCTTCCTCCTCCTCGCCGGCTTCTCCGCGCTGTTCACGCCGTTCGTGGTGGACCAGCTGCGGGAGCAGCTGTCCCTGCCGGGCGTGCCGGCGTCGGACCTGCTGGTCCAGGTCGCCCTCAGCGGCATCACGCTCGCGATGCTCGTCGCGGGCGTGCTCGGCGTCCTCGTCATCAGCGGCGAGTACTCGACCGGCATGATCCGCTCGTCCTTCAGCGCGGCGCCCCGTCGGCTCGGCGTCATCGCGGCCAAGGCGATCGTCTACACGGTCGTCACGTTCGTCGTCACGGCCGTCGCGGTCGCCGCCGCGCTCGTCATCGCCCGCGGGTACTTCGGAGCCGCCGGCGCCGACGTCGACCTCCTGTCGGGGGACCTCCTGCTCGCCGCGCTCGGCGGCGTGCTCTTCGTCGTGCTGATCGGCCTCATGGGCTTCGGCTTCGGCCTGCTGCTGCGCAACGGCGCGGCGGGCATCGGCGCCCTGGTCGGCCTCGTGCTGGTCGTCCCGATCGTGGGTTCGCTGCTCGGCGGCGTGCTCGACTGGGTCGCGGATCTCGAGCCGTACTTCCCGCTCAGCGCGGGCAACCGGCTCTACGCCACCGGCACCGCCGCGCCCGGCTCGCTGGAGTTCTGGCAGGCGCTGCTCGTCATGGTCGGCTGGGTCGCGGTGATCCTCGTCCCCGCTCTCGTGCTCGCCCGCAAGCGGGACGCCTGA
- a CDS encoding sensor histidine kinase has protein sequence MARHPRVVDAAIALLSTWGSIATGVALGSRSTVPSAGIVLVLLALLMGAALMFRRSRPVTVLSVSAACAVAAAIISGTWDGGAIPFALYAVAVHGSSRRAWIGLGGAALLATVIVPLTAGTGPLDLSAATLLIASLIPMLIATLIGTNVGGRKRYVQALRDLAVQLARERDQQARLATAAERTRIAREIHDIVAHGITVMVTLADGASASAVARPELARDAMREVADTGRTSLSEMRRMLGVLAEEPGDVPADAPSLRAPQPGHADLAALVDSFRSTGLPVRFTSTGTPPDDPGRQLAVFRVVQESLTNVLRYAPNADRVEVRVDHRPDEIVVEVTDDDVTGPVVPPVPGSGRGLVGVSERMAVYGGTASAGRRENGGWRVHARLPGGLHDVRPGDATRSPTAPADARPRIQEDR, from the coding sequence ATGGCGCGGCACCCCCGCGTCGTCGACGCGGCCATCGCGCTCCTGTCCACGTGGGGCTCCATCGCGACCGGCGTCGCCCTCGGCAGCCGGTCGACCGTGCCCTCCGCGGGGATCGTGCTCGTCCTGCTGGCCCTCCTCATGGGAGCCGCGCTCATGTTCCGCCGCAGCCGCCCGGTGACCGTCCTCTCGGTCAGCGCCGCCTGCGCCGTCGCCGCCGCGATCATCTCCGGCACCTGGGACGGCGGCGCGATCCCCTTCGCTCTGTACGCGGTCGCCGTGCACGGGTCCTCACGGCGCGCCTGGATCGGCCTGGGCGGCGCGGCCCTCCTCGCCACGGTGATCGTGCCCCTGACGGCGGGCACCGGGCCCCTCGACCTGTCGGCCGCGACCCTGCTGATCGCCAGCCTGATCCCCATGCTCATCGCCACGCTCATCGGCACCAACGTGGGCGGCCGGAAGCGCTACGTCCAGGCGCTCCGCGACCTCGCCGTCCAGCTCGCCCGGGAGCGCGACCAGCAGGCGCGGCTCGCGACGGCGGCCGAGCGCACGCGCATCGCGCGGGAGATCCACGACATCGTCGCCCACGGGATCACCGTCATGGTCACGCTCGCGGACGGCGCCAGCGCCAGCGCCGTGGCCCGGCCGGAGCTGGCGCGCGACGCCATGCGCGAGGTCGCCGACACCGGCCGCACCTCCCTCTCCGAGATGCGCAGGATGCTCGGCGTGCTCGCGGAGGAACCCGGCGACGTCCCCGCCGACGCCCCGTCGCTCCGCGCGCCGCAGCCCGGCCACGCCGACCTCGCCGCGCTCGTCGACTCGTTCCGGTCGACCGGCCTGCCGGTGCGCTTCACCAGCACGGGCACCCCGCCGGACGACCCGGGCCGTCAGCTCGCCGTCTTCCGCGTCGTGCAGGAGTCGCTGACCAACGTCCTCCGGTACGCGCCCAACGCCGACCGCGTCGAGGTCCGCGTCGACCACCGGCCCGACGAGATCGTGGTCGAGGTGACCGACGACGACGTGACCGGCCCGGTCGTGCCGCCCGTCCCCGGCAGCGGGCGCGGGCTGGTCGGCGTCTCCGAGCGCATGGCCGTGTACGGCGGCACGGCGTCCGCCGGCCGCCGCGAGAACGGCGGCT